The Deltaproteobacteria bacterium region AGAACTTGAGCTTTTCAAGGGCCGGCGTGAGCGTATCCTCCGCCTCTTCAAGGACCCTTCTGTTGAACTCGAGCCACGCAAGCTCCCTGTTTATATAGAGTGCCGGGCTCTGTAAATCCGTCTCCTTCGAGAGCGCTGCCGCGGCCTGCTCTTCAGCCTTGCTTGTTATGCTAACTACCTGTTTGTCCTGAGCCATAATGTCTTCATCCCCCGTTCAAGATTAAATGCGAACGTTCCCCTGAAGCTCTAAAGTGCCTTCTTCAAATGCGCGCATAGTTCCTTTAATATCTTCAGGCGCGCAAAGTACTTGTTATTTGCCTCGATAACCACCCACGGCGCCACGTCCGTGCTCGTGCGGTCTATCATTTCATCTACGGCCAGTTCGTACTTGTCCCATTTCTCACGGTTACGCCAGTCTTCGTCGGTAATCTTAAAGTGCTTGAAGGCTATCCTTTCCCTCTCCTTGAACCTTTTGAGCTGCTCATCCTTCGATATGCTTAGCCAGAACTTGAGCACCGTGACGCCGTTATCGGCAATCTGCTCCTCGAAGTCGTTTATCTCGCTATAGGCCCTCATCCAGTCGGCATCGGAGCAGAACCCCTCGACCCTCTCTACCAGCACGCGCCCGTACCACGACCTGTCGAATATCACGAAACTTCCGCTCCTTGGTATATGACGCCAGAAGCGCCAGAGGTAAGGGTGCTGTTTTTCCTCGCCAGTAGGGGCCGCAACCGGCACTATGCGGTAGCTTCTCGGATCAAGCGCTCCGGTGATGCGCCTTATGGCGCCGCCCTTGCCTGCGGCATCCGAGCCCTCGAAGACGAGTATGGCAGCCGTCTTCTTGAACTTCGAGTCCTCGACTATCTCCCTTAATTCGCGCTGGTGCTTGAGGAGTTTTTTCTCGTATTCGTTTTTGGTTGTTGCCTGCGAGTATTTCAGCGATTTGATGAGGAACTTGCCGTCTATCGGCGGCAAGGCGCTTGGCAGGCTCGCGGCGGCCTCGACCTTTTTTCCGGCAAGGCGTTCTTTCAAGGCGTTAAGTATGGTCTTTCCAACCGTGAGATGGCGATACCTGGCGTCAGCGCCCTCCACTATCATCCACGGTGCCTCTGCCGTGCTTGTTCGCCTTAGCACGCGCTCCGAGACCTTTCTGAACTTATCGTAGAGCTTAAAGTGCTCCCACTCTACCTTACTGGCTCTCCAGCCCTTTTCCTTGTCTTTTTCGAGCTTCTTAAGGCGCTTTTTCTGCGCGTCCTTCGACAGATGCATCCAGAATTTTAGTATGAGCGCCCCTTCGTCATGGAGCATCCGCTCGAGCCTTATTATCCTCTCGGCGGACTCATCAAGGTCCGCGTCCTTTGTCTTCTTGAAAACGCGCTCGACTATGGGCTGCGTGTACCAGGACCCGAAAAATATCCCTATCTTTCCCTTTGGCGGAAGCGAGCGCCAGAACCTCCACATATCAGGGTGCGCGCTTTCCTCTTCCGTAGGCGCGCTCATTGCGTTTGTTTCGATGTAGCGCGCGTCCATCCACTCGTTAAGGAGCCGCACCGTCGGCCCTCTTCCCGCGCCGTCAACGCCGCCTATCAGTATTATAACCTGGAACTTCCCGGCATCACGCAAATCAAGCTGCGCCTCAAGAAGGTTTTTCCTAAGCTCCGGCACCTCCTTATCGTATTCCTCTTTGCTGATCTTATGACCGAGTTCCGCAGATTCAAACATGGCTACCCCCTCCCCGTAGTATTAAATAATGGAAAAAACAGCCTGCCCCCAAAATAAGACGACGGCAATGTCATGTATTGGAATGTCTAGAAGAATGTCCGGCAGTCTGGGGTCTAAAGCGCACGGGCTTGCCGGAAAGGCCCTATCTTTTTATTAAAGCAAATTTCCGGGAAATATTCAAATGCTAATAAAAATACCGGCAACAAGACCTGCGCCCAACGGAAAACAGGCCGGTCTAACCACCTGATATTGCAGGATAAACAGCAAAAACAAGGCCCCGGCAGCTGCATACGGCAGCTACCGGGGCTGTTTGGAAATAGCAAAGCGATAAAGGCTTAGAACAGCATTGAAAGCGCAAGCTCCACGCGGGCCTCGTTAGGGATATCCTCGCCGTCAACTGTGGATGAGTCCTTTGACATGGCTGCACCTACGTCTATATTGACAAGCCAGAGGTTCAATCCCAGACCTGCCGTGTACACGAGGCCGATGTCGTTTTCCGCAAGATTCTTGTACGCGCCGCCGCGAAGCCTAAGGAAGTTAAATAGATTTAGCTCCAGGCCGGCAGCGACATTCTTAGACTTATACTCATCAGAAACAGCCGTATCGTTCTCGGTTAAATCCATGTCAACGGCAAAAAGCAGCATGTCGACGGGCTTAAAGGCTATGCCTGCCCTGACCTGCGCTTTTTCCTTTATAGTGTCCGGGCCGCCCGTGTATAACGGCTTCATGTCGAACTCAGGCGAGTTCACGTTCCTTGCCACCACGCCAAGCCGCAGCCTGTCGCCAAACCTGTAGAGAGCGCCGACATCCACGCCAAAGGCAGTGCTGTCCACATATTCTTCCTTGGCGTTATCTAGCGCGTCGCCAAGGTCGGTGTTAAATATCCTTAGCTCTATATTGTAGACCCTGGCCTTCATGTACTTGAAGTTAACGCCAAGCGCAAAATCGTCGGTTATTTTTCTGCCGTATGTCAACGGGATCTCGGCAACTCCTATGCCCCTGAAGATAAGCTTGGACATGTTGTTGTCTATCGAATTACCCGAGGCCGCGGCGGCATCACCGATAGCGGCAACGGTCTCTATCTGCGCTACTATATCCGCGGGAACGCTTGCTGCCGGCACCTGCGACAAACCGTAGTCAACGGCATTGATGAAGTTACCTCTTTGCGTTGCGTCCCAGCCAAGCCCTGTAAGAAAGGTTTGCAGTTCGGTCTTCTGCGCTGCGCTAAGATAGGTACCGCCGGCGCACACACCGGGGCATCCGTAATTGGCCGGATTGGTAAAGTCGTTTAGCGTAAACGTGGTGCCGGTAGTAACAGGGCCGATATTTACGAGGTCTATGCTCCCTTTTGCCGAGACATCGGCAAAGGCATAGCCGCCAAGCCCCCAGTGCCCCGCCTGCATCCTCAAGCCGCTATTGGCCATAAGCGCAACCGAGCGGTCGGGGTTGTCGTTAAAAGTTTTCAGATCGTTGATGATGCGTATGAAGTCGTTTACCTCGGAGGCCGCAAGGGTGCCGCCGTTAAACCTGTCGAAATCTATCTTGGATATCTTATCTATCTGCTCGCCTAAATCCTCATGCACCTGAAGGCCGACACCGACATCTACAACGGCGCTAACGCCGCGTCTGCCGTACTCACCGCCCTCCGAGTCCAAGAAGAACCCGAATGCCGCCGGGTTCCAGTAGCTCGCGGTGGCGTCGTTTGCAACGGCCACATTCGCGCCTCCCATGCCAAGGGCCCTTGGCCCTACCATGCTCCACTCCCTTGCATCGGAAGGCGAGGCGCAAACTACGGTAACAACCGCCGCAAAAATAACGGTGAAGATGAATTTTCCGCTCATACAGGCTCCTGACATTACCGATACACCTTCGACTTAGTGCGGCATTTCCCTGGCAAGCACAGCGATGGTATCTGCGGCAACGTCTTTCAATTCCGGCTTGAACAACGTGTATTCCTCGACCACCTCGTGCCTTCCAATCCATACAACTGCGCCTGTTTCGAGGTTTACGAGACGCAGCGAAAACCCTGCCTTCGCCACCTTATTCCCTCCGGCCCTGCCATAATCCCACGACGTAACGTTAACGATAAGGAACGCGTCATTGCCGCCAAGCTCCTTCTTTATCTTTCTGGCAGCCGCATTGTCCGCGATGCCAAACATATCTAGCTTTTGCAGATAAGCCGCCAACGCCCCGGCAAGCTCCTCGGAGCCTTCTATCTGCTTTCTCGTGGCCGCGCCGTCCACCACCTTCTTATACCATCCTCTTTTATTTAGCCCGGCGGCAACGACACCGTCAATCTCGTCTGCTCCGGCGCCGTGTTCGCCAACTATTGCCGGCAAAACAACTATGGACTTGGGATGAAAATTCTTTGTATCCGCTGTAAGCTTACTGTATTTATTGGCCGTAGAACACCCGTATAACATCGCGACAGCCATAAGCACAACGGCAACATGCGCAATCAGCGGCCTTTTTGCGATATTCGCCATATTCCCTATAAACGGCACCAATATCCCTCTCATACCAACGCCCTCCTCATA contains the following coding sequences:
- a CDS encoding conjugal transfer protein TraF — its product is MSGKFIFTVIFAAVVTVVCASPSDAREWSMVGPRALGMGGANVAVANDATASYWNPAAFGFFLDSEGGEYGRRGVSAVVDVGVGLQVHEDLGEQIDKISKIDFDRFNGGTLAASEVNDFIRIINDLKTFNDNPDRSVALMANSGLRMQAGHWGLGGYAFADVSAKGSIDLVNIGPVTTGTTFTLNDFTNPANYGCPGVCAGGTYLSAAQKTELQTFLTGLGWDATQRGNFINAVDYGLSQVPAASVPADIVAQIETVAAIGDAAAASGNSIDNNMSKLIFRGIGVAEIPLTYGRKITDDFALGVNFKYMKARVYNIELRIFNTDLGDALDNAKEEYVDSTAFGVDVGALYRFGDRLRLGVVARNVNSPEFDMKPLYTGGPDTIKEKAQVRAGIAFKPVDMLLFAVDMDLTENDTAVSDEYKSKNVAAGLELNLFNFLRLRGGAYKNLAENDIGLVYTAGLGLNLWLVNIDVGAAMSKDSSTVDGEDIPNEARVELALSMLF
- the pap gene encoding polyphosphate:AMP phosphotransferase, coding for MFESAELGHKISKEEYDKEVPELRKNLLEAQLDLRDAGKFQVIILIGGVDGAGRGPTVRLLNEWMDARYIETNAMSAPTEEESAHPDMWRFWRSLPPKGKIGIFFGSWYTQPIVERVFKKTKDADLDESAERIIRLERMLHDEGALILKFWMHLSKDAQKKRLKKLEKDKEKGWRASKVEWEHFKLYDKFRKVSERVLRRTSTAEAPWMIVEGADARYRHLTVGKTILNALKERLAGKKVEAAASLPSALPPIDGKFLIKSLKYSQATTKNEYEKKLLKHQRELREIVEDSKFKKTAAILVFEGSDAAGKGGAIRRITGALDPRSYRIVPVAAPTGEEKQHPYLWRFWRHIPRSGSFVIFDRSWYGRVLVERVEGFCSDADWMRAYSEINDFEEQIADNGVTVLKFWLSISKDEQLKRFKERERIAFKHFKITDEDWRNREKWDKYELAVDEMIDRTSTDVAPWVVIEANNKYFARLKILKELCAHLKKAL